One window of the Solanum stenotomum isolate F172 chromosome 11, ASM1918654v1, whole genome shotgun sequence genome contains the following:
- the LOC125844406 gene encoding ATP synthase small subunit 6, mitochondrial, with amino-acid sequence MRQFDPWPVFFRREWSRNWPFLVGFAVTGAIITKMSLGFTEEDRKNSRFAQRHKK; translated from the exons ATGAGGCAATTCGATCCATGGCCTGTTTTCTTCCGCCGTGAATGGAGCCGTAACTGGCCGTTCCTCGTTGGTTTTGCCGTCACCGGCGCTATCATCACCAAGATGTCCCTTGGTTTCACTG AGGAAGATAGGAAGAACTCTCGATTTGCGCAGAGGCACAAGAAGTAA